The DNA sequence taatttatatatatagagtggaTTGAGATGTTCTAAACTTGTaggtttttgttgttgttaatttatttttttaaaatagttaagCGCTCAATAGATGCAGATCACCATGCtatcaaaaagaaataaataaataattaaaatacagatCACCAtgagaccctttttttttttaaaatttttttggcaaaaacTATACATTTCGAGCCACTCAAAATTTttcatcaagaaaaaaaaaaaatctgcttattattattattattatttatgaccCGACTGCATCGTGGACAAAGTGTCTCTTTAGCCTGAATTTGGCTGCCTCAGACGAACTTTCAAAAACTATATTAGTAAAgcatgtttattatattattattattattattattatttaattatttttgcttgATTTACAAGGTAGAAAACTTAAGAGAGTATGCTAATCCAAATACGTTTTCGGCCTATGAATATCACCGAAAgccttttttataaaattaaattaaaatttaaaaaaaccctATAAGGATGAAAGGACATTTTCCTAAATAAAATCTCtccttatctctctctctctctctctctctatatatatatatataataataataatatatacacatacatatatattgtatgtATATGCAGATGgcctttcagccaaaaaaaactCTTCGGTAGCCTATCAACTATGCCAATTAGGGGTGGGCacggattgggttggttcggttttggaccgaaatacaacccaatccatacatatcggtttttctaatttacaatccaaaccaaaccattgaagtattaaatccaaaccaaaccaaaccatttatgatcggtttggtttggattggttgatcggtttgaaacttactaatttataaatatataatacaaataaaaaattttccaaatataaaatataaataataaattataattatccaaacataaaatacaattagaataatacaacatagtctacaatggaaaataaaataagaaaatgtagcaaatgatacacatcatgcacttattaaatagcaaacattaatgtcatcatctcactcctataaaatcaaattaaaattgttagaacaaataatgtaaaataatacattcgtcaaaattcattcactcaaaaatcaatgcataattccttttttttttttaactttaaaactttggtaaatcataaatcaatcaacgttgacaggttcactaattttagttgattctgtaagttCTACaaagattaaaacaataaaattagcaataaattatatttaaacatatatatatatatatatatatatatatataagtaacaattgtatacaatatatgtagatatatatatgatggggatgtaaaaaaaatatatatattatggtgatggtgatggactggtagtgggcggcaacaaaggtaaatgtttagtttagcgttacaacttacaatttgatttaggatttgggatatggggatgtaaaagaaaaaaaaaaaaatatatatatatatatattaaaaatcaatatataaaaatggaaaaaaaaatttaaaaactaatataaaaaatgaaaaaaatattctaaaattaatatataaaaatgaaaaaaataaaaaatatataattttttagttatataatatattatttggattggattggattggattggatttatatttccaatccataaccaatccaatccatacaatttataatattttgaacccaatccaatccaattgatgtaaaaatccaatccaaaccgttaaaaatggattggattgggcggattgaacgggttggattggattttgcccacccctaatgCCAATAAAGTCTGCTAGgaatattttaaagtttaatttcattaataatttttgtttattaaaagttaatatcctaacataaaatataatatgaaactgatttaacatattaaaaactatgactaaaatctatataattttatttaagtaaTAATAACTTCCACTACCatcttccaattttatttttatgtcttAAAGGCTATATTtgtagtttttatatatatatatatatatatctccaaATTTAGTGTTTAATTTTGCAGatgaatttcattattttccacacaatatatatatatatatatctaaaactaTGCAAagtaagtttataaattttggtgGCTCTGTCTGTTTGTTGTGTtcgttttgtttgttttttctgcTGTGAATTTCGGTGGTTTTTGTTCTTATCATCGAAAACTCCTCCATAAATGCTAAAACCCAGTTAGAGTTCTTGATTCAGTTTCTTCCCCAAAATGGGGGGCCCATTGAAACAGAACAAATCAACTTGGCAAGCCCTGAacttcctctttctcttctctctcttttcacTTTGGCGCCACTTGTCCTTATATATATCTGTCATCACAACTTCGTTCTCTCTCCCCTGTTTTCTGGTTCTTCAGCTGCTCTGCTCTTTCcgtgtattttactgtttttgcTCAACTTGTAGACAGAGCTTTGACATAATCTATATAGGTCTTGATTTTGTGTCCTACGCAATTCTGGGTCTTTCTTAGAAGTTTATGGAAACTGAAAAAGAACCAGCTGCTAAGGAAAATAACGATGGCATTCCCACCGCCAGAGTTGATCCTCCAATTCAGGGGGTAAATCATTTTCGAttctttgttcttcttcattACCGGCTCTTCCTTCctattattatatgattttttaacgttttattttttattttttatttttatttttttgtggtttgTATCACCAATCTATGAATTGggtttaattttgatttgagaattttttgtgGGTACCGTGCGAAATTGGTTACAATGGATTTTCCACTTTGGTACACAATTATTTTGTACTTTAGGCATGATGTTTACCAATTCTTGAGGGAATTATAATAGTATAACTTACATGTTTGGTATCTCTGTGATAATTAGTCAAAATAATGTTTCTGAGAAATGAACTatttaaagtttataaaattgTGTTTTAATTGGGTATAGTTTTCCAATGAGTTGAATGGAGAACACTAGCTATGCCATATCCAAATTGCATAATCGAGAAACTGTGTTAGCTCAGCAGGCAAACAAAGGCCTCAAAGAAATATTATACCCTTAGGGCTCCAAAATCTATGAGCAGGGCACCCTTAGTTGTCAGTTACCATGTCCATAGCTATGTTAAGCTTCATGCCAGGTTGGAAATCTCTGATTGACTTCACCAAGAGTGGTGCTCGctgaatttttaaattcaagTTTTACAGCTCCCAAGTTTTACAGCTCCCAATTTTTAAGAACGCAGAGTTTGGTGTTGGGTTTAATAGTTTCTGCATTGCAATAAAAATTGCATAGGACCATACAGTgtcattttatatatcttttgtCTTTCAGATTGCTCCATTTATGTCCTATTTTTCTGTCCCTTTTGGTAATATGATCCTAGTTCTTCCATCTATAGATTTAGTTTCCGAATGCATGATACTTTTGGTGATTGTATTTCTTTGTTACATGTGTAGTTGTGTACCATTTGTATCATTTCTAAGGTGACTGAATAACGTTAAAGTGAAATTCATATTGTTTCTAAACCTggcatcctttttttttctttttttggtgtggTTTTCTTCCATTCTGTTCATTTTTCACAGGTTGGTGATTCAACTGAAATCATAGAAGAAAGTCTCCCTGGTTCGCAATGGAGACGAAAAAATCTTGTGTTAGAGATACCCTCAAGAACTCTTGAGGAAACCATAAAGGATTTCAGAATAAATATGCCCCCAACACCAAGTCCAACTTCCAAAAGAGTAAACTTTTCCCCACTCTGCAGCCCTAATTTTGCAAGAATTAGTGGGTCCCCAGGTCCCTCATTGTCCAAACctaaatcaaacaaaaaccTCCTTCCGAAACTAAGTTTAAGAAATTGGAATACTACTTTAGAGATTCGGAAGGCTGCTATTCTTGCATTGGGAGGTTCACCTGCAGGGACACATGGGAAGGGTTTGACTTCAAGAACATTGTCATTTACAAAGCTTTTAACCCCCAGAATGAAGAGTGCCTCATCCTTGCCTGTTACCCCAGTTGCTCACTCCAATCCAGAGTCCATGCATGGGGGAAGCATGATTGATCCGCTAAATGCATCTGTGGGTGTTTACCATTTATCAACTTGATAATAGTTTTTATGTGTTAATTACTTAACGAATGAATTTGCAATATTCAGTCGCTTTAATGTGGGAATCTTGGATACTATATATCTGAATGTGATTACTTTGAAAAATTAGTGTGCAACTCTATTTTGTTCTAGATatagtttaaaaaatcaatCATGCACAGTTGTTAAAACTCATTAACTACCGAaatgatgaaaaagaaaataacctGAATTGTGTAGACATCTTTTGAattctataatttattttccatttcttttctgAATAATTTTAGTTATGCTTTAGTTTTCCCCTTATTTTTCGCTGTCACTTGATAATTACTAATGCATAATGGTATTCCACAAAACTACAACATTCTAAATTGTTTTGAAAGCAGTTGATTTACTTAGTTTGATCCATTGTTGTAGTGTCAACGCATCCAAAATTTCCTTTATATTTTATAGACAATGAGACAACAAAGGGACTTTTTGCCTAGGTGTCAAAAATTAAACCTGGACTGCTGGTGTCTGACTGGTAGTCATTTTAGTTGCTTACTGGTCCCCATTGCTTTGCCAACGTAGTTTCTTAGGCAGGATCTAATATTTGGTAACTTTTATTATCTCATGTCCATTAAGCACATCCTTTACATAAGTTGTTATCATGACGTGGATCTTTCATCTAATGTCTGCTTGTGCTTTACATCCATGATAGCATCCAAGTAAACTATGGATATCTTTTTTTCTGcacttttatttgattatatcttgcttttatttataaattataattgtgTGTGTCAGTGAACCCTTACTAATATAGTTATCCAGAATGCAACTTCATTCTTACAGAATTCCCCATTTTCCAGAACGGAGCATCCCATTTACCTATTCACCGCTCACAATCTGTCCCTGTGATTAACAAAGATGGAATAATAGCTTTACGTAGTGTTTTCCGTGTTGTTCCAACCACTCCACGAATGGTTGAGGGGACTGTCACTGCACCCCAAAAAGATGACAATGGTATATTATTCTTGTACTTGTGCATATACATCAATACATCTGAGATATATGGTTTTTGTAACTGTATTTACAGTTGATCCCCGCTTCCCTCCCTTCcacccaaaaaacaaacacTCTTGCATGCCACttgataatattttcaaatcttTAATTTGGtgatatgttaaaattatttatcaaaatctttttaaagtttttatggATTTAAATGGTCAAGTCAGCAAGTACAGTACTGATAAAATGGTTTAGGACGATCACAAAAAGCATTAAAACCATAACTGGAAATTGGGCTAGTTTGGAATGCGTTTCACTGGATGATCAAGatttgatcaaagtcaactctTTCCTACTTTGTTCTGAGATCATGTTACCTGATGGAGCTACACTATTGTCATCCAAGCTTTTACTATTTGTAAACACATAGCTTAATTAGATAGTCATCTTCTGTTTCTTGTATTAGGGACCCCCTCCAAACTAGCTATCAAAGTTCAACTAGGTTAGAAGTTTCCATGTATTTCTCATTCTAGTTCCTAGTTGTAACTCGTGATAACCAACTTGTCTTAGTTTAGTTGTGTGGTTCAGATGAAAGTGATGATGGTGGTGAAGATATTCCTGAAGAAGAAGCTGTGTGTAGAATTTGTTTGGTTGAACTGGGGGAAGGTGCTGATACCCTCAAGATGGAATGTAGCTGTAAAGGAGCACTTGCTTTGGCGCATCAAGAATGTGCCATAAAATGGTTCAGCATTAAAGGCAATAAAACATGTGAAGTGTGCAAGCAAGAGGTTCAGAACTTACCTGTTACACTTTTACGGATTCAAAATGCTCAGGCCTTTAACTTACGAGGAAGTAGACTATGGCAAGCTGAGGGTAGTCGATATAGGTAAGCGATATTCCAACCTGCTGCAATGTTCAGGAAAAGGAAATTCTTGTTCTTACTCTTCTGTTGATGAATATCGTCATTTAATTATGTAAacatatggttatttgtttggTTTAATAAGTAGTAGTTCATCATGAAAGAGCAGATGATAAAACTTTCAGTTGTGAACAATTATTGAACCTTAAAAGtaaagccaaaaaagaaaagttacaCTAAGTTATTGCTTAATATGAGCAAGTAGTCTCGACTAGGGAGAGGAGAAGTTCCCAAGTTGTTTTTTTGTGGGCCTTTTTTTGGATGATCAGATGTTTCTTATTGCTTTTTATAATTCTTCCATGACCATTTGTAATCATCAAAATGGAGTGGAACAAGACATGTTTAATTTTGTACCTTTCTCAATACCATATCCAAGATGGTTAGCAGAAAATTAATGCACTTTTTCTCAGGGTTTGGCAGGATGTTCCCATTCTTGTCATTATCAGCATGCTTGCTTACTTTTGTTTCCTTGAACAACTTCTGGTATGTTCAGCAACTTGTCCTTGCGGCTATTTTAGCTCTACCAAACAGCCTTACATAATCTACACCTACAGGTTGGAAAAATGGGTTCAGGTGCAATTGCTATATCTCTTCCGTTTTCCTGCATATTGGGTCTTTTGGCATCCATGACATCAACTACCATGGGTAGGGCTGTCTCAGGTTCTTAATTCAGAGAACGCAATCTTTGCATGACTTCAGTCATCTCCATTTTATACTTACTCCCGTGAAAAATTTTGTACAGTAAGGAGAAGATATGTCTGGGTTTATGCAATTATTCAATTTGGATTGGTGGTCGTCTCTGCTCATCTTCTTTATACAATTGTGAGAGCTAtagattttgttttgacttCAGATTGCTAGAGAATAAGATTTTACAATGGAAAGTTTCTCATATGTTGTTGTGGTATCTACAGCTTCACATGCAGGCTGTTCTCTCTGTTCTTCTAGCCACATTTACCGGGTTTGGAGTTACAATGTGTGCAAGTTCTCTCCTTGTTGAGGTATTAAGTTGGAGAAGAACATGGTTTGCTCAGTCAAATCTACAGCAGAGTTCTCAGGAATTAACACCGCTGGATCAACCACCAGAAATCCCAGTTCAAACCCAGATGAATCCTAGCCACAGTGGAGACGAAGTGCGAAGTACAGAAGCTATTCGTGCTAGCTGACATTAATGTATTTCAGCGTGGATCAATGCCATACAGTGGGTTAACAAGGACTGATTGTTGTTGTAAAGAACGCATCATATAATATCCAAGTGTTTGGTTTATTAGTAGCtgtatcatataatatatgttggtataagaacaaataattattactattgtccttttgtttgtattttttgttttttgtttttatatatatatattattagtagctgtatcatataatatatgttggtataagaacaaataattattactattgtccttttgtttgtattttttgttttttgtttttatatatatatattattagtagctgtatcatataatatatgttggtataagaacaaataattattactattgtccttttgtttgtattttttgttttttgtttttatatatatatttatatatatatatatatatatttttttttttttttctgtgttttccttttcttcttttgcgGTGGGGCAAGagtttgattttaatttatcttATTTTGACATTTTTGTTGTACAAAATTATACTTAAGACTGAATTGAGTAGAAAACTTGAGTTTTTTGAAACTTGGGGAGGGGGAGGCCTAATCGAATATAAAAACCAAGGGTTATCAcaagtttaattttatttatttatttatttattgaatttgaactttttttttctcccagtCCCCTTTTGAATTTCTCACTTGAGTGAAAGATCATGGATGCGGATACGTCCTACATTTCTACATTTCTACctttgttgattttgttttcttatcaaATAGAATGGTTAAAAATTGAATTGATTTAAATCTTGTAATTTTGATATGCTGGGAAAATTTTCCGGTCTTTCTATGGTTATGTGGTCTACTAATGTTTCTATGGAAATGTTAAAAAGTGTTActtgaattaataatttaaaactaaaaacttaAAAGTCTTTAGTAAATTCGTGAATAGTGCaatatacatatgtacatattttttgaaaaaagaattttgtttttccatatCGATTTTAAATATAAGTGTttgtttgaagaaaaaaatttaaaacacttATTAAAAGTATTGTTATATAAGTGAAAAATtcgaattttttataatttaaaaaaaaaatctcttttacaacacaaaaacaaaaaaattctgtATAcctataaattttgattttattcttttaattatttactattttatattaaactattattttagttatatttttatcatatatattacaaataactaatttttaatatttgtatttttgtccagtattttttaatttataatgtattatacatgtatgtaccaaattttataaacttctcgtttatttatttgttggtcaAATTGTTTTCCAtgcttttaaataaataaaatgatttatgcacatgtatataatttacatatttttattgttcCGTATATAGCTAAATGTAAAGTTTCCATTTGAGAAGTGAATTTTTGTGTTTAGATGGATTTTTATAAGGAGAAAATTGTGGACTCTAAAGGGAAAATATGGTAGAAAGTGAATCATCTAAATGATAtatcattctaaaattttacgGTAAATtcaatttacatattttattaaaagataattttatcttcaaatttttaacacatgaattaaataattatttgtaagtcCTAAATGTCTTAATACTAGTAGCAATGTaaacaggatttttttttttttggcgggtGGGGGGAGGTTCCCCAATTATTTAGAGATTGGACGGGAACGGAGATTTACTAATCGGGGCGGCCAAACCCATTCTTTGACCaccatccctttttttttttttttttttggtaattggcAAGAATTTCCCAACCCTGAtccatttataatataatttttgtatttaattttttagaaatttaaatacaaataattttctttataaataaaatgtctaaaatgtaacaaaaaaataataaaatatatatttaaaaaatacaatgcaATAAGTTTGTAAAAGTACACATATGATAAAGTCAtacatttaataattaattaaatataaaatataaaaaaatttaaataaataaatatatagaccGGGTTGGGTTTATGGTGGGGATTTTATTCTGTAGCTCCACCCCAACCCCGATTCGGGACATAAAATTTTGCCTCGAACCCATCCTGCAATCCCAACTTATTGAGGAAAAACTGCCCCATCAGGGGTGATGCACCATGGTTTTCGAATTGTGCATGTTAAATTGCCATTTTTAAATACTAGTCAAGCATTCTTAAAAGTAATTAATAGAAAATCGATTCCTATAAAACTAATTTGTaagaataaattttcaaaaattagtttctttttaaattttgacattttcctttaaatttttagacatcGATTATCTTTGTTTGAACAATGAGTCAACcattaatcaaatttaatattttgactttaaaaaatttgtaaagaATATTTTAAACCCAAGTCAAAATATCCCAAGCATATTTCCTTGTAAAATGACACAAACTAGTGAAAGCCAAACTTGTtgatcaaatttaatattttgacattcaaaaaatttgtaaaaagtaTTTTAAACCAAAGTCAAAATATCCCAGGCATATTTCCAAGTAAAATGACAAAAACTAGTGAAAACCAAacttaaatttatcaaaaaaaaaaaaaaaggatatggtATGAAAAATTATGTCTAACCATCTAATAATCAAGTGTAATGATCTTTAAGCATCTAtcatttttaattgaaatttatttgaatggACAAAAACTGACACAATTTACCATTGAACGatttgaattataaaaatgacCTGAATTATGAAAATTACTGCTTGTGGGGTGGAACAAGCGAAGTTTAAGTAGGCCCTGTATTTTTTAATTGGATGCTTTGGCCTCTGGATAGCTTGTGTGAATGTAGAAATTGACATCAAGCAAGATGTGAATGTAGAAATTGACATCAagcaagaaaaaggaaaaaaaaggtaatGGTTACAATGTCAATGAGATAATGCTCGGAGTTCACACATGCTTGGTGAAAAACTTACAACggttatatttattaacttatgtatAATGTGGAAATCAAGTTAACCTTGCAAATAATATCAAGTGAAGTTGAATTAGTTGGTATATCTTTTACACATATATCCATAAGATTATGGATTCAAATCCATCACAatcttctttttaaattaaaaattgtcgtaatgattaaaataaaataacttattgttaaaaattaaaatttgttgtaatgattaaaaaaaaaaacttattattaaaaatttgattatgaaACGTTCATTCTACTATATCACCCATACAATAGTTGAATACTAGGTATTAGGAATATGACCTCTTAGATAAAAACATAACTTTTTGTCCAAATAAGCAAATTCTAAatctcaaaaaatataaaattaaaaagctaCTTGCCGGGCAAGCATATAAATAAGATTTTGCAATCCCATAGATTTTCCTTAAAGGTGTTAACTATAAAGCAATTGGAGATAAAAACTGTCTCCTTtctcatttatattataaaacaaatagaataaATGGAAATGCTCGTGCCCCGAGCCTACCAGGAACGATTGTCGTTCGCCCAATAATTTGCAAGCACGAGAAGCTGTACCCCACAGATTAGAATTGTGGACTGGTGGCTTTTGTAGTTTTATCAACAATTTGGAGATCCGGTATGTTTTGGATCCTTATGTAACGGTATTTTCTGAATCCTTATTGTTGTAAGGAGTTACCAAAGAAATTCTTTTAACAAAGATGTGAATTAGGAAAGATTGGTCGGAACTTACCCAACAAGGAATTTCACTACCTTCTAACCGTTATAGTCCCAGCCGCCATTCTTCTAACACAAGGATGAGACTATAGCATCCTTCTAAAAGCATCTACATGAATTTAAACATAGTCTACCTCTATTAAATCattttgaagataaaaaaatttccactaAATCCCAATCATAGATTAATACTATATACCAAACGTTCCTCAACTGGGTGACACAAAACATGGTCGACCACACTCGTTCAGATTCAATGCAAATCTTGCAGTAATCCAACAACGTACATGGAAAAAATTGCATCACTAAGAGATTCAAATATAACCACTTAAGCGCACCGCTAAGATATACAAATTTCAAAGGAGCAACTTCAAATTATTCCTGTCAGTAATTAGATATTATATCCCAGCAACCGCCGTTTTATACTTACACTGGGGTTCTCTCTCCCACCACCACCTCCTAGTGCCCTTCAATATCATTTTAGTCTATACAACACCAATTGGTTAAACCTCATGGCTGCAAgtctggaaaataaaaaatagaaggaaaaaaaaaaaaagggagaaaaaaaaaaaattggggcaATAGATAAAGAACGACTGCATGATGCATTAATGATACTTCCGTCATTGCTTGTAACTTGAAATGCCAACCTTGCTTGATAATAGTGGTTTCTCCTTCAAGCTGGTACCTAAAATGGTTTCAGCCGTGTTTGATTGGTTATCGGCAACCCCGGGCCTCATCCAAATTTTTATGTGCCCCTCCCGGCAGACAGTGAGAACAGATTCTTGAGTAAAAATCAAGCCAGAAAGGGGTTCAGTGTGTACACGGTGTGCAACCAAAGGTGAGATCTTTGGAATATCTCGCATGCTGGGAGCAGGTTGCAGAGTGCCAATGGGGCAAACACTGTCCCAATGAGATGACTGACTTCCGGTACTATAAGTGGGGGAACCACCAGGAGGTCTTCGCAATGGTACTACAATCTCGTCCATTTCCAGGTCCCACAGGAGCAACTGTGTGTCCTGGCCACCAAAATGCAGGTTGGAAAAATGATGACTATGATTTCAGAATTGGGCATAGCTGCTAAATACAAATATGAAACCAGTGGATTATACAAATCAAAGATCATTAAATCAATTCCCAAAAACATATTAGCAACTGAACTGTACTTCTCCTTACTGTAGCAATCAATGGTCTATATTAAGCAACCAATACATCAATTATGAGTCAATTCAATCT is a window from the Ziziphus jujuba cultivar Dongzao chromosome 11, ASM3175591v1 genome containing:
- the LOC107433100 gene encoding uncharacterized protein LOC107433100 isoform X4 is translated as METEKEPAAKENNDGIPTARVDPPIQGVGDSTEIIEESLPGSQWRRKNLVLEIPSRTLEETIKDFRINMPPTPSPTSKRVNFSPLCSPNFARISGSPGPSLSKPKSNKNLLPKLSLRNWNTTLEIRKAAILALGGSPAGTHGKGLTSRTLSFTKLLTPRMKSASSLPVTPVAHSNPESMHGGSMIDPLNASNGASHLPIHRSQSVPVINKDGIIALRSVFRVVPTTPRMVEGTVTAPQKDDNDESDDGGEDIPEEEAVCRICLVELGEGADTLKMECSCKGALALAHQECAIKWFSIKGNKTCEVCKQEVQNLPVTLLRIQNAQAFNLRGSRLWQAEGSRYRVWQDVPILVIISMLAYFCFLEQLLVGKMGSGAIAISLPFSCILGLLASMTSTTMGRAVSVRRRYVWVYAIIQFGLVVVSAHLLYTILHMQAVLSVLLATFTGFGVTMCASSLLVEVLSWRRTWFAQSNLQQSSQELTPLDQPPEIPVQTQMNPSHSGDEVRSTEAIRAS
- the LOC107433100 gene encoding uncharacterized protein LOC107433100 isoform X2, which translates into the protein METEKEPAAKENNDGIPTARVDPPIQGVGDSTEIIEESLPGSQWRRKNLVLEIPSRTLEETIKDFRINMPPTPSPTSKRVNFSPLCSPNFARISGSPGPSLSKPKSNKNLLPKLSLRNWNTTLEIRKAAILALGGSPAGTHGKGLTSRTLSFTKLLTPRMKSASSLPVTPVAHSNPESMHGGSMIDPLNASVECNFILTEFPIFQNGASHLPIHRSQSVPVINKDGIIALRSVFRVVPTTPRMVEGTVTAPQKDDNDESDDGGEDIPEEEAVCRICLVELGEGADTLKMECSCKGALALAHQECAIKWFSIKGNKTCEVCKQEVQNLPVTLLRIQNAQAFNLRGSRLWQAEGSRYRVWQDVPILVIISMLAYFCFLEQLLVGKMGSGAIAISLPFSCILGLLASMTSTTMVRRRYVWVYAIIQFGLVVVSAHLLYTILHMQAVLSVLLATFTGFGVTMCASSLLVEVLSWRRTWFAQSNLQQSSQELTPLDQPPEIPVQTQMNPSHSGDEVRSTEAIRAS
- the LOC107433100 gene encoding uncharacterized protein LOC107433100 isoform X6: METEKEPAAKENNDGIPTARVDPPIQGVGDSTEIIEESLPGSQWRRKNLVLEIPSRTLEETIKDFRINMPPTPSPTSKRVNFSPLCSPNFARISGSPGPSLSKPKSNKNLLPKLSLRNWNTTLEIRKAAILALGGSPAGTHGKGLTSRTLSFTKLLTPRMKSASSLPVTPVAHSNPESMHGGSMIDPLNASVECNFILTEFPIFQNGASHLPIHRSQSVPVINKDGIIALRSVFRVVPTTPRMVEGTVTAPQKDDNDESDDGGEDIPEEEAVCRICLVELGEGADTLKMECSCKGALALAHQECAIKWFSIKGNKTCEVCKQEVQNLPVTLLRIQNAQAFNLRGSRLWQAEGSRYRVWQDVPILVIISMLAYFCFLEQLLVGKMGSVRRRYVWVYAIIQFGLVVVSAHLLYTILHMQAVLSVLLATFTGFGVTMCASSLLVEVLSWRRTWFAQSNLQQSSQELTPLDQPPEIPVQTQMNPSHSGDEVRSTEAIRAS
- the LOC107433100 gene encoding uncharacterized protein LOC107433100 isoform X5 — translated: METEKEPAAKENNDGIPTARVDPPIQGVGDSTEIIEESLPGSQWRRKNLVLEIPSRTLEETIKDFRINMPPTPSPTSKRVNFSPLCSPNFARISGSPGPSLSKPKSNKNLLPKLSLRNWNTTLEIRKAAILALGGSPAGTHGKGLTSRTLSFTKLLTPRMKSASSLPVTPVAHSNPESMHGGSMIDPLNASNGASHLPIHRSQSVPVINKDGIIALRSVFRVVPTTPRMVEGTVTAPQKDDNDESDDGGEDIPEEEAVCRICLVELGEGADTLKMECSCKGALALAHQECAIKWFSIKGNKTCEVCKQEVQNLPVTLLRIQNAQAFNLRGSRLWQAEGSRYRVWQDVPILVIISMLAYFCFLEQLLVGKMGSGAIAISLPFSCILGLLASMTSTTMVRRRYVWVYAIIQFGLVVVSAHLLYTILHMQAVLSVLLATFTGFGVTMCASSLLVEVLSWRRTWFAQSNLQQSSQELTPLDQPPEIPVQTQMNPSHSGDEVRSTEAIRAS
- the LOC107433100 gene encoding uncharacterized protein LOC107433100 isoform X1, with product METEKEPAAKENNDGIPTARVDPPIQGVGDSTEIIEESLPGSQWRRKNLVLEIPSRTLEETIKDFRINMPPTPSPTSKRVNFSPLCSPNFARISGSPGPSLSKPKSNKNLLPKLSLRNWNTTLEIRKAAILALGGSPAGTHGKGLTSRTLSFTKLLTPRMKSASSLPVTPVAHSNPESMHGGSMIDPLNASVECNFILTEFPIFQNGASHLPIHRSQSVPVINKDGIIALRSVFRVVPTTPRMVEGTVTAPQKDDNDESDDGGEDIPEEEAVCRICLVELGEGADTLKMECSCKGALALAHQECAIKWFSIKGNKTCEVCKQEVQNLPVTLLRIQNAQAFNLRGSRLWQAEGSRYRVWQDVPILVIISMLAYFCFLEQLLVGKMGSGAIAISLPFSCILGLLASMTSTTMGRAVSVRRRYVWVYAIIQFGLVVVSAHLLYTILHMQAVLSVLLATFTGFGVTMCASSLLVEVLSWRRTWFAQSNLQQSSQELTPLDQPPEIPVQTQMNPSHSGDEVRSTEAIRAS
- the LOC107433100 gene encoding uncharacterized protein LOC107433100 isoform X3; translated protein: METEKEPAAKENNDGIPTARVDPPIQGVGDSTEIIEESLPGSQWRRKNLVLEIPSRTLEETIKDFRINMPPTPSPTSKRVNFSPLCSPNFARISGSPGPSLSKPKSNKNLLPKLSLRNWNTTLEIRKAAILALGGSPAGTHGKGLTSRTLSFTKLLTPRMKSASSLPVTPVAHSNPESMHGGSMIDPLNASVEFPIFQNGASHLPIHRSQSVPVINKDGIIALRSVFRVVPTTPRMVEGTVTAPQKDDNDESDDGGEDIPEEEAVCRICLVELGEGADTLKMECSCKGALALAHQECAIKWFSIKGNKTCEVCKQEVQNLPVTLLRIQNAQAFNLRGSRLWQAEGSRYRVWQDVPILVIISMLAYFCFLEQLLVGKMGSGAIAISLPFSCILGLLASMTSTTMGRAVSVRRRYVWVYAIIQFGLVVVSAHLLYTILHMQAVLSVLLATFTGFGVTMCASSLLVEVLSWRRTWFAQSNLQQSSQELTPLDQPPEIPVQTQMNPSHSGDEVRSTEAIRAS